Proteins encoded within one genomic window of Papio anubis isolate 15944 chromosome X, Panubis1.0, whole genome shotgun sequence:
- the GABRE gene encoding gamma-aminobutyric acid receptor subunit epsilon isoform X1 — MLSKVLPVLLGILLILQSRVEGPQTESKNEASAHDVVYGPPPQPLENKLFSEETKSTKTETGRRAGKLPEASRILNTILSNYDHKLRPGIGEKPTVVTVEISVNSLGPLSILDMEYTIDIIFSQTWYDERLCYNDTFESLVLNGNVVSQLWIPDTFFRNSKRTHEHEITMPNQMVRIYKDGKVLYTIRMTIDAGCSLHMLRFPMDSHSCPLSFSSFSYPENEMIYKWENFKLEINEKNSWKLFQFDFTGVSNKTEIITTPVGDFMVMTIFFNVSRRFGYVAFQNYVPSSVTTMLSWVSFWIKTESAPARTSLGITSVLTMTTLGTFSRKNFPRVSYITALDFYIAICFVFCFCALLEFAVLNFLIYNQTKAHASPKLRHPRIDSRAHARTRARSRACARQHQEAFVCQIVTTEGSDGEDRPSCSAQQPPSPGSPEGPHSLCSKLACCEWCKGFKKYFCMVPDCEGSTWQQGRLCIHVYRLDNYSRVVFPVTFFFFNVLYWLVCLNL; from the exons ATGTTGTCCAAAGTTCTTCCAGTCCTCCTAGGCATCTTATTGATCCTTCAGTCGAG GGTCGAGGGACCTCAGACTGAATCAAAGAATGAAGCCTCTGCCCATGATGTCGTCTATGGACCCCCGCCCCAGCCTCTGGAAAATAAGCTCTTCTCTGAGGAAACAAAGTCAACTAAGACCGAGACTGGGCGCAGAGCTGGCAAACTGCCAGAAGCCTCTCGCATCCTGAACACTATCCTGAGTAATTATGACCACAAACTGCGCCCTGGCATTGGAG AGAAGCCCACTGTGGTCACTGTTGAGATCTCCGTCAACAGCCTTGGTCCTCTCTCTATCCTGGACATG GAATACACCATTGACATCATCTTCTCCCAGACCTGGTACGACGAACGCCTCTGTTACAACGACACCTTTGAGTCTCTTGTTTTGAACGGCAATGTGGTGAGCCAGCTGTGGATCCCGGACACCTTTTTTAGGAATTCTAAGAGGACCCACGAGCATGAgatcaccatgcccaaccagaTGGTCCGCATATACAAGGATGGCAAGGTGTTGTACACAATTAG GATGACCATTGATGCTGGATGCTCACTCCACATGCTCAGATTTCCAATGGATTCTCACTCTTGCCCTCTATCTTTCTCTAGCT TTTCCTATCCTGAGAATGAGATGATCTACAAGTGGGAAAATTTCAAGCttgaaatcaatgagaagaaTTCCTGGAAGCTCTTCCAATTTGATTTTACAGGAGTGAGcaacaaaactgaaataatcaCAACCCCAGTTG GTGACTTCATGGTCATGACGATTTTCTTCAATGTGAGCAGGCGGTTTGGCTATGTTGCCTTTCAAAACTATGTCCCTTCTTCCGTGACCACGATGCTCTCCTGGGTTTCCTTTTGGATCAAGACAGAGTCTGCTCCAGCCCGGACCTCTCTAG GGATCACCTCTGTTCTGACCATGACCACGTTGGGCACCTTTTCTCGTAAGAATTTCCCACGTGTCTCCTATATCACAGCCTTGGATTTCTATATTGCCATCTGCTTCGTCTTCTGCTTCTGTgctctgttggagtttgctgtgCTCAACTTCCTGATATACAACCAGACAAAAGCCCATGCTTCTCCGAAACTCCGCCAT CCTCGTATTGATAGCCGTGCCCATGCCCGTACCCGTGCACGTTCCCGAGCCTGTGCCCGCCAACATCAGGAAGCTTTTGTGTGCCAGATTGTCACCACCGAGGGAAGTGATGGAGAGGATCGCCCGTCTTGCTCAGCCCAGCAGCCCCCTAGCCCAGGTAGCCCTGAAGGTCCCCACAGTCTCTGCTCCAAGCTGGCCTGCTGTGAGTGGTGCAAGGGTTTTAAGAAGTACTTCTGCATGGTCCCCGATTGTGAGGGTAGTACCTGGCAGCAGGGCCGCCTCTGCATCCATGTCTACCGCCTGGATAACTACTCACGAGTTGTTTTCCCAGTgaccttcttcttcttcaatgTGCTCTACTGGCTTGTTTGCCTTAACTTGTAG
- the GABRE gene encoding gamma-aminobutyric acid receptor subunit epsilon isoform X2, producing the protein MLSKVLPVLLGILLILQSRVEGPQTESKNEASAHDVVYGPPPQPLENKLFSEETKSTKTETGRRAGKLPEASRILNTILSNYDHKLRPGIGEKPTVVTVEISVNSLGPLSILDMEYTIDIIFSQTWYDERLCYNDTFESLVLNGNVVSQLWIPDTFFRNSKRTHEHEITMPNQMVRIYKDGKVLYTIRMTIDAGCSLHMLRFPMDSHSCPLSFSSFSYPENEMIYKWENFKLEINEKNSWKLFQFDFTGVSNKTEIITTPVGDFMVMTIFFNVSRRFGYVAFQNYVPSSVTTMLSWVSFWIKTESAPARTSLGITSVLTMTTLGTFSRKNFPRVSYITALDFYIAICFVFCFCALLEFAVLNFLIYNQTKAHASPKLRHV; encoded by the exons ATGTTGTCCAAAGTTCTTCCAGTCCTCCTAGGCATCTTATTGATCCTTCAGTCGAG GGTCGAGGGACCTCAGACTGAATCAAAGAATGAAGCCTCTGCCCATGATGTCGTCTATGGACCCCCGCCCCAGCCTCTGGAAAATAAGCTCTTCTCTGAGGAAACAAAGTCAACTAAGACCGAGACTGGGCGCAGAGCTGGCAAACTGCCAGAAGCCTCTCGCATCCTGAACACTATCCTGAGTAATTATGACCACAAACTGCGCCCTGGCATTGGAG AGAAGCCCACTGTGGTCACTGTTGAGATCTCCGTCAACAGCCTTGGTCCTCTCTCTATCCTGGACATG GAATACACCATTGACATCATCTTCTCCCAGACCTGGTACGACGAACGCCTCTGTTACAACGACACCTTTGAGTCTCTTGTTTTGAACGGCAATGTGGTGAGCCAGCTGTGGATCCCGGACACCTTTTTTAGGAATTCTAAGAGGACCCACGAGCATGAgatcaccatgcccaaccagaTGGTCCGCATATACAAGGATGGCAAGGTGTTGTACACAATTAG GATGACCATTGATGCTGGATGCTCACTCCACATGCTCAGATTTCCAATGGATTCTCACTCTTGCCCTCTATCTTTCTCTAGCT TTTCCTATCCTGAGAATGAGATGATCTACAAGTGGGAAAATTTCAAGCttgaaatcaatgagaagaaTTCCTGGAAGCTCTTCCAATTTGATTTTACAGGAGTGAGcaacaaaactgaaataatcaCAACCCCAGTTG GTGACTTCATGGTCATGACGATTTTCTTCAATGTGAGCAGGCGGTTTGGCTATGTTGCCTTTCAAAACTATGTCCCTTCTTCCGTGACCACGATGCTCTCCTGGGTTTCCTTTTGGATCAAGACAGAGTCTGCTCCAGCCCGGACCTCTCTAG GGATCACCTCTGTTCTGACCATGACCACGTTGGGCACCTTTTCTCGTAAGAATTTCCCACGTGTCTCCTATATCACAGCCTTGGATTTCTATATTGCCATCTGCTTCGTCTTCTGCTTCTGTgctctgttggagtttgctgtgCTCAACTTCCTGATATACAACCAGACAAAAGCCCATGCTTCTCCGAAACTCCGCCATGTATGA